From the genome of Saccopteryx bilineata isolate mSacBil1 chromosome 6, mSacBil1_pri_phased_curated, whole genome shotgun sequence, one region includes:
- the LOC136308293 gene encoding leucine-rich repeat transmembrane protein CCDC168-like, producing the protein MWKYSTQDSSQTQDMDRSQHLVKVPYSVETQDSIKGPESDKKPVDEAQYSVCSEDSNKIKYSIQGQNAIFKNTRCLLLIISPNLVAKRMPHLKIVKPKSRKQIASSKLNWHSAYGLVPLSRAIKRQKNRRKILHSKSKFSLKVSSQKSKKTQASWVFQITVCPACASKRSKLGCKYNTKKKELHQGKGLSDKALHLIYVSKLVFPYIKKYSRRKLVKVLPGLTGCRHFLPKQNKLLAAEKVSYAGAAEERGSLGNTGRVKQRGRDHKGLKHLSPKISPQLPRSFMVNTYQLKSPYSLIIEINWKNKESFKDPVAQAKETGTAEFYAPSCKETTDLNIPKPETPLEEAISELFQKFVFSPEMELNRGMKTLEELKSTENAHLPLSNEEELPSSTLEMQRGFPEGNIQKQKDILKMVLEFSDVSSLISLGTKKHKGSEQLAGVKIQESTEDRILKNKQPIIVTVTAYDNLSESEELECDIRIKIKNMQDKIISDTLHNATDMTISQPPDTEMQSGLKAKPDTTGIMGFSHSAIKQRKLANEKKIWNAKYSEKRCIFTKPQEHDRGEEEQVLQEELTQLAQDLRASLQLKQEPNYVKFEIGQSTSGSRKTQNKEQAVQPPTLSTQRISGPSPCPTMDSFQVKKVKQSKDRPTVRVTADLKSPLAVPENSAADEVLTEAPQWGVPFGGSPRKTLGDHIAEEREYLKRVLPAIVLRSFIIHMLPLLYFKRQKVIKKLPGTKSALDSRCVKMKVKRPAILLVPYNNRYGIPGLRKRLRGNVKILTKQMLLNTIAADVLLNVICYHPHIRTHSRLNTENQNNTKLKQEKSQVGREEKCSDSINKERDSGNTPEVSELQDEVRGNKEAPPKAVLCGSCTIRLEARPEEELKTLEEMYQPITSAGTIMQSLCSFIMDPSHENMNKSITTQTDLKGTADSEMPSPTSEKSLIGDPLNQTRESNVPDHGSDTREMGYCFAEIKAELPADLPTVFPETSNCHVSILTHSKLKKKRVRFSPIECTMKPKSVHMRAMKPSISELSNTTGHREKLESNFKNKFEKINQANGMVYEFLNNLYSPMYSKLQVERNSFCHAQLKQQKLRDEKRPWHVDFFDKSNAFYNREGKVPNGGEVEQRTSLEAALQRTQYWDDACQGMETHLDTPDPKPGCLTQELQHQTCFKQTALHTGFQTDPREAEELQETNRTENDIAPLSLKILPPKAGNSPLDKCLNTTTECGLPSSRNSKRQLDSYFMENNSELQKGLQMISLKSSDSVEFVSKSKRKKNTSKIARKQLIRSCRYRAMRGKNPSISHMLNDRQSKELQHNLKTKMKNSQQKKNVADASLDIIYSKLPILPNIKMKSILNVETDMQGITRLGHIQLMQEQSPNGQKVCCPDSTDVSSLSSCVKDRKEEAGEHRFLPASKNSQGFIYQKENHDLVKTDEELKQSASIDIPVQPQTDFTPTVLDSASCPIFDQFEFGKPDRCSRFSPPKSGEAKTDEIFSARKCVVPPDANHQKELIDGTEKKETVTFDCSTSAFTTSKRKKNIKQYSDMIMLVNPKSRILKAKKPSISYILNIKGSASPNHRRELGCNLTTKMKEVDQGEKMADKMYSFMTITPDINMYSKIEKDMLGEKQFSSKQAKQAISLHEGDITSDDTGPKNNRQFESNFNVMMEESIPVADIMLNVISFDMNVNNRIKAETDMPGEMRFSHELQQQEQSSPDGKRACVHSRDKRGSAASSMKKAKVQGGEAAPWNTQHFSFNAHKTKEPHFVSSDLELKNSARTKIPKSLSTTQELQRRTLSIALPLMGAIQGSWMFTMQFPYNLQKKKKT; encoded by the exons ATGTGGAAGTACAG CACACAAGACTCCTCCCAGACCCAAGATATGGACAGGAGCCAACATTTGGTTAAAGTCCCATATTCTGTTGAGACTCAAGATTCAATCAAGGGCCCAGAGTCTGATAAAAAACCTGTAGATGAGGCCCAATATTCTGTCTGCTCTGAAGATTCAAACAAGATTAAATATTCAATCCAAGGgcaaaatgctatttttaagaACACCAGATGTCTACTTTTAATTATAAGTCCAAATTTAGTTGCGAAAAGGATGCCACATCTAAAGATTGTAAAACCAAAGAGCAGGAAACAAAttgcttcatcaaaattaaattgGCATTCTGCATATGGCTTAGTGCCTCTTTCACGTGCCATTAAaaggcagaaaaacagaagaaaaatattacacaGTAAAAGTAAATTTAGTCTCAAAGTTTCATCTCAAAAGTCAAAGAAAACACAAGCCTCATGGGTATTTCAAATCACAGTATGTCCCGCATGTGCTTCAAAACGTAGCAAGTTAGGATGTAAGTATAACACCAAGAAGAAAGAATTGCATCAAGGGAAAGGTCTATCAGATAAAGCTTTGCATCTTATTTATGTTTCCAAGCTTGTTTTTCCTTATATTAAGAAGTATTCTAGAAGAAAACTAGTGAAAGTCCTGCCAGGTTTAACAGGATGTAGACATTTTCTGCCAAAGCAAAATAAGTTGCTAGCTGCAGAGAAAGTCAGCTATGCAGGGGCTGCTGAGGAAAGAGGAAGCTTAGGCAACACTGGCCGTGTAAAGCAGCGTGGCAGAGACCATAAAGGACTAAAACACCTTTCACCAAAAATTTCACCTCAGCTACCACGGTCTTTCATGGTCAATACTTACCAACTAAAATCACCTTATTctttaataatagaaataaactgGAAGAATAAAGAGTCTTTTAAAGACCCAGTCGCACAAGCAAAGGAAACTGGTACTGCAGAGTTTTATGCCCCAAGTTGTAAAGAAACAACCGACCTGAATATTCCAAAGCCTGAGACACCTTTAGAAGAAGCTATATCAGaactttttcagaaatttgttttctctcccGAAATGGAATTGAACAGAGGAATGAAAACACTGGAAGAACTAAAAAGTACAGAGAATGCTCATCTTCCACTTTCAAATGAAGAGGAGTTACCATCTAGTACACTAGAAATGCAAAGGGGCTTTCCAGAgggaaatatacaaaaacaaaaagatattctGAAAATGGTTCTGGAGTTTTCAGATGTCAGTTCTCTCATTTCACTAGGAACCAAAAAGCATAAAGGCAGTGAACAATTAGCAGGTGTAAAAATTCAAGAGAGTACAGAAGATAGAATCCTGAAGAACAAGCAACCAATAATAGTTACTGTTACAGCATATGACAAcctaagtgaaagtgaggaacTGGAATGTGACATTAGAATCAAGATAAAAAACATGCAAGATAAAATAATATCTGACACATTGCACAATGCCACTGACATGACCATTTCTCAACCACCTGATACAGAAATGCAGAGCGGATTAAAAGCCAAACCAGATACAACAGGAATAATGGGGTTTAGTCATTCAgccataaaacaaagaaaattagcaaatgaaaagaaaatatggaatGCAAAATACAGCGAGAAGAGATGTATATTTACAAAGCCACAAGAACATGACAGGGGAGAAGAAGAACAAGTTCTACAAGAAGAACTTACACAGCTGGCACAAGACCTCAGGGCCAGCCTACAACTGAAGCAGGAGCCCAACTATGTCAAATTTGAAATAGGTCAGAGCACATCAGGAAgcagaaaaactcaaaataaagAGCAAGCAGTACAACCACCAACTCTTTCCACACAGAGGATTTCAGGGCCTAGCCCATGCCCCACAATGGATTCATTTcaagttaaaaaggtgaagcaaAGCAAAGACAGACCGACAGTCAGAGTAACTGCAGATCTAAAGAGCCCCCTGGCAGTGCCAGAGAACTCAGCAGCTGACGAAGTTCTCACTGAAGCACCACAATGGGGTGTCCCATTTGGTGGAAGCCCCAGGAAGACACTGGGTGATCATATTGCAGAAGAAAGGGAATACTTAAAAAGAGTTTTACCTGCAATTGTCCTGAGATCTTTTATTATTCACATGCTTCCTTTGTTATATTTCAAAAGgcagaaagttataaaaaaattacCAGGAACAAAAAGTGCGCTCGATTCCAGATGTGTAAAGATGAAAGTAAAGAGGCCAGCAATTTTACTGGTGCCTTATAACAACAGGTATGGTATTCCAGGTCTTAGAAAAAGACTGCGAGGCAATGTGAAAATCCTAACTAAACAGATGCTATTAAATACAATTGCGGCAGATGTGCTTCTGAATGTTATTTGCTATCATCCTCATATTAGAACACACAGCAGATTAAATACAGAGAATCAGAATAATACTAAGCTAAAACAAGAGAAATCACAAGTTGGGAGGGAAGAAAAGTGTTCAGATTCCATCAATAAAGAGCGTGACTCTGGAAATACACCAGAAGTATCTGAGTTGCAAGATGAAGTGAGAGGGAACAAGGAAGCTCCACCAAAAGCAGTCCTTTGTGGTAGCTGCACCATCAGATTGGAGGCACGCCCAGAGGAGGAGCTTAAAACATTGGAGGAAATGTATCAGCCAATCACATCCGCGGGAACCATTATGCAGTCTCTTTGCTCCTTCATAATGGATCCATCTCATGAGAACATGAATAAAAGTATAACAACACAAACAGATTTAAAAGGCACTGCAGATTCTGAGATGCCTTCTCCAACATCAGAAAAATCACTTATTGGAGACCCTTTAAACCAAACAAGAGAAAGTAATGTTCCAGATCATGGAAGTGATACAAGGGAAATGGGGTACTGTTTTGCAGAAATAAAGGCAGAATTACCAGCAGATTTACCAACAGTTTTCCCAGAAACTTCGAATTGCCACGTGTCTATTTTAACTCattctaaattaaagaaaaagagagtaagattctcacccatagaatgtacaatgaAGCCCAAGTCTGTACATATGAGGGCAATGAAACCATCAATTTCAGAATTATCTAATACCACAGGTCATCGAGAGAAATTGGAATCCAACTTTAAGAACAAGTTTGAAAAGATCAACCAGGCTAATGGAATGGTATATGAATTTCTAAATAACCTTTATTCTCCCATGTATAGCAAGTTACAAGTAGAGAGAAACAGCTTCTGTCATGCACAGTTAAAGCAACAGAAACTAAGAGATGAAAAGAGACCATGGCATGTTGATTTCTTTGATAAGAGTAATGCATTCTATAACAGAGAAGGGAAAGTGCCAAATGGAGGGGAAGTGGAGCAAAGAACTTCGCTAGAAGCAGCTCTACAGCGTACCCAGTACTGGGATGATGCATGTCAAGGGATGGAGACCCACCTTGACACACCAGACCCCAAACCGGGCTGTTTAACACAGGAGCTGCAGCACCAAACATGCTTTAAACAAACAGCTTTGCACACTGGTTTTCAGACGGATCCGAGAGAAGCTGAGGAACTCCAGGAAACCAACCGAACAGAAAATGACATCGCCCCTCTAAGTCTGAAGATTCTACCTCCCAAAGCAGGGAACTCCCCACTTGATAAGTGTTTGAACACTACAACAGAGTGTGGCTTACCATCTAGTAGAAATTCTAAAAGGCAACTAGATTcttattttatggaaaataattcagAGTTACAAAAAGGTTTGCAAATGATATCCCTGAAGTCTTCTGATTCTGTTGAGTTTGTTTCtaaatctaaaagaaagaaaaacacatcaaAAATAGCGAGGAAACAACTAATAAGGAGTTGCAGGTATAGAGCtatgaggggaaaaaacccatCAATTTCACATATGCTTAATGACAGGCAGAGCAAGGAGCTGCAACACAATttgaaaacaaagatgaaaaattcacagcaaaagaaaaatgtagcaGATGCATCTTTGGATATCATTTACTCCAAATTGCCTATTTTACCCAATATCAAAATGAAGAGCATATTAAATGTGGAGACAGATATGCAAGGGATAACAAGATTAGGTCATATTCAGCTAATGCAAGAGCAATCACCAAATGGACAAAAGGTATGTTGCCCAGATTCAACTGATGTGAGTAGTTTATCTAGCTGTGTGAAGGACAGGAAAGAGGAGGCAGGGGAACACAGATTTCTACCAGCTTCAAAGAATAGCCAAGGCTtcatatatcagaaggagaatcATGATCTTGTTAAAACAGACGAGGAACTGAAACAATCAGCAAGTATAGATATTCCGGTACAACCACAAACAGATTTTACACCAACTGTTTTGGATTCTGCTTCATGCCCCATATTTGATCAGTTTGAATTTGGAAAGCCAGACAGGTGTTCTAGGTTTTCCCCTCCCAAGTCAGGTGAGGCAAAGACTGATGAAATATTTTCTGCAAGAAAATGTGTTGTTCCACCTGATGCAAACCATCAAAAGGAACTAATAGATGGtactgaaaagaaagaaacagtgacTTTTGATTGCTCCACGTCTGCTTTTACTACatccaaaaggaagaaaaatatcaaacaatATTCAGACATGATAATGTTAGTGAATCCCAAgagtagaattttaaaagcaaagaaaccATCAATATCATACATACTCAATATCAAGGGTAGTGCTAGCCCAAACCACAGAAGAGAATTGGGATGTAACTTGACAACCAAAATGAAAGAAGTGGATCAAGGTGAAAAAATGGCAGATAAAATGTACTCCTTCATGACTATTACACCTGACATTAATATGTACAGCAAGATAGAAAAAGACATGTTAGGAGAAAAACAATTCAGTTCTAAACAAGCAAAGCAAGCAATATCATTACATGAAGGGGATATTACATCAGATGACACGGGGCCAAAAAACAACAGGCAATTTGAAAGCAATTTCAATGTCATGATGGAAGAAAGTATACCTGTGGCAGATATAATGCTAAATGTCATTTCCTTTGACATGAATGTGAATAATAGAATAAAAGCAGAGACAGACATGCCAGGGGAAATGAGATTCAGTCATGAACTACAACAGCAAGAGCAATCATCACCGGATGGCAAGAGAGCCTGTGTCCATTCCAGGGATAAGAGGGGCAGTGCTGCAAGTAGCATGAAGAAAGCCAAAGTCCAAGGTGGAGAAGCAGCGCCTTGGAATACTCAGCACTTCAGTTTTAACGCTCATAAAACTAAGGAGCCTCACTTTGTGAGCTCAGATCTAGAACTGAAAAATTCAGCAAGGACCAAAATCCCAAAATCACTTTCCACCACTCAGGAGCTACAGCGACGAACACTT AGTATAGCACTACCTCTGATGGGAGCCATACAAGGAAGCTGGATGTTCACAATGCAGTTTCCCTACAAcctacagaagaaaaagaagacataa